ACCGTGGAGAGGAAGATCAGCGTGCGCGTGCGCTGCACGTTGAGTCCCATCGTGCGGGCATAGTTCTCGCCCAGCAGCAGCAGGTTGAGCGGCTTGATGACGGCGACGGCGAGCGCCAGTCCCGCGGTGACGACGGGAAGCAGCAGCGCGAGCTGGCTGCCCGTGACGTCGCCCAGCGACCCCATGGTCCAGATGACGAACGATTTGAGCGCCGCCTCGCTCGACAGGTATTGGAGGATTTCGACCACCGAACTGATGCCCGAACCGAGCATCATGCCGAGGATGAGGATGACCATGATGTCCTTGATGCGGCGGCTGACCGCCATCACGATGGCCAGCACGAGCGCCGAGCCGAGCCACGCAGCCCCGGCCACGCCCAGCGACCGGACGAACGAGTGTCCCGCGACGCCCAGCAGGGGGGCGCCCAGCAGGAACAGCGCGACGCCGAGTCCTGCGCCCGAGCTGACGCCCAGCACGTAGGGACCGGCCAGCGGGTTGCGGAAAAGGGTTTGCATTTCGAGTCCGCCGGCAGCGAGGGCCGCGCCGGCGAACAGGGCTGTGACGGCTTTCAGGAGCCTGATCTTGAGGATGATGTCGCTGGTGGCAGGGTCGCAGGAGCCGCCTGTGAGCGCCGCCCAGACATCGCCCAACGGCACGGCGACCGATCCGACGGCGAGGTCGGCGATGAAAAGCGCTGCGGTGAGCAGCCCGAGCGCCGTGAAAAGGAACGTGGTTCTGCGTGCGGTCATTTAGCGGTACTGGAATTTGAACGAGATTTCGTAACGGACGTCGGCGAAGCCGTAGCGCGAATCGCGCCTGACGTCGGCCCGTCCGTCGGCGTAGTGGCGGAATCGCGTGCCGGACCCCTGCGCCTGCGCGGCGGGCTGAAGGCAGAGGGGCGAAAGGTGGAGAATGGCGGCGTTTTTCATCTTATTCGAGGCGTTTGTAATAACAGGTCGGGACACTGTCGCCCAAGAAGATCGTCCGCAGGTCGCGCAGCACGAGGTCGGGGCGTACGACGCCCGATTCCCAGAAGTCGGAACCTCCGGCCGGGGTTTGGCGGCGGTTGTTGTTGTAGACGTTCCGGCTGCGCACGACCGGAATGCCGGAAAATTTCGGGTTCTGGGCCGTCAGTTCCGCCAGCGTGTTGCAGGGACCGACGTTGAGCCAGAAATCGGCGGCGTTGGCCAGCAGGTAGGCCTCCTCCATGTCGACGGCCACCGACGTGTCCGAATCGTTCTTCGTGTAGACGTACTCCCCGCCGGCATCCTCGATCAGGCGGATCATGTAGCTCTGCGATGAGGGCAGGAACCAGGTGTCGCGGTAGGGGGTGTTGAGCATCACCTTCGGGCGCGGTGCATCCGGGGCGGGGTGTGCTTTCAGGGCCTGGTAGTCCCGGGCGATCCGTTGCAGCGTGTCGGCCCCGGCCGCGCGCAGGTCGCAAAGCTCGGCCGCGAGGACCAGCCATTCGGCCTTGCCCAGCGGGGATTCTTCCATGTAGTCGCCGATATATATATAGGGGATGCCCAGTTCGCGGAGTTTGCCCGTGACGATGGTGTTTTCGCCCGTCACGCCGTAGAGCAGCATGAGGTCGGGGCGCATGGCGGCGAGCAGTTCGAAATTGAGGTTCGTGTCGTAGCCCACGTCGCGGACCTCGCCGCAGAGACGGTGTTCCCGGACATAGGGATTCGAGATGTAGTCGATGCCCGAGACGCCCGAAATACGCTTGGCCTGTCCGATGGCGTCGAACATCGCCACGTGGCTCGACGACATGCACACCACGTGGCGCACGGGAGCTTTTACGACCTGTCCGGCGAAGTCGGCGGGGGCTTTGGCGTCGTCGCGCAGGATCAGCAGGTGCTGTTCGCCGTTCGTGCCGCCCTGCCACGGATTGCGGATCGAGACGAGCGTCGAGGCATTATTCCCGTTCCCGCGGATGTCGAAGCCCGACGCGTAGGCCGGGGTGTAAATTTCGGTTGTGAAATCGCTCAAAACTGGCCCCGAAGAGCCTCCGCAGGCCGATGCGAGGGCCGCGGAAAAGGTTAGCAGAAGACGTGAAAATCGTTTCATTTCCGCAAAAATAGAAAAAAATCCTGCGGAAATGTGTTTGTTTTTGAAAAATATACTATATTTGCAGTCCCAAAGCGAAGGGTTTTGCTCTTTTGCCGAAGGAATCGGGGCGTAGCTCAGTCCGGTTAGAGTACACGTCTGGGGGGCGTGTGGTCGCTGGTTCGAATCCAGTCACCCCGACTGATGAAAAGGCTTGGTAATCTGATGATTATCGAGCCTTTTTCTTTTGTTGGCGGTTGATTGATTCGTGGCTTCTGACCCCGTTTTTACGTTGGTTTACACGGTCTGTGTAAACCGTGGTGTAAACCGCCAAAAGGCTATGGACGCCACTATTTCAGTTATTTGTTTCAAAAGCAAGACCCTCGCCAACGGGGAGCATCCGCTCATGTTGCGCATTACGAAAGACCGCAAACGGACGATGAAGAGTTTAGGCGTGTCGGTGCATCCGTCTAACTGGGATTTCGACCGCAACGAGCCTAAACCCAAGTGTCCCGACCGCAAGTACATTCAGCAAATCATTCTGAAAGTCAAATCCGAGTATCAAACCAAGTTATTGGAGAAAGCCGCCCGCGATGAAGACTACACGGCTGAAACGCTCGTAAAGGAACAGACCCGTGAGCAAATTCAGTCCGAGACGGTCGAGAGTTTCTATTTGCGGACGGTGGAACAACTCAAGCGGGAGGGGGCGGTAGGCAATGCCTATGCCTATCTGAACTCCTACAATGTGCTCAAATCCTTTAATGCTGACAAACCGCTGTCCTATACGTTCGGTCAGATAGACGAAGCGTTTTTGAGTGCTTTCGAGGGATGGATGCGGTCGAAAGGCAACAAGGAAACGACATTGAGTTTTCAAATGCGGACTTTACGGGCTATGTTCAACCGAGCAATTAAGGCAAAGATTGTCAGCAGGGAGAAAAACCCATTCAACGAGTACAAGATTAGCAAATTCAACACCCGTACACCGAAACGAGCGTTGAGCAAGGCAGACATGATGAAGATTATCGACGCTGATTGTTCACAGGGAAAGGAGATAGAGCAGTTTGCACACGATATTTTTGTGTTTTCGTACTTGTGCGGTGGCATATCGTTCGTGGATATTGCCAATCTGACCCCTGCCAACATTGCGGATGGGCGGCTGATCTATCACCGTCAGAAAACGCACGGAGCAATCAATGTTCCGCTGTCGGAAAAGGCAAAGGCGATTATTGGCAAGTATGACAGCCATTGTGAGCAGGCAGGTTATCTGTTTCCGATATTGGATGAACGGGTGCATATCACGCCTCTGCAAAAGAAGAACCGAGTGCATAAAATGTGTAGCAGGGTAAATGTCGCTTTGCGGAACATTGCTAAACGGTTGAAGATTAAAGCGACCGTTACAACCTATGTCGCAAGGCATTCATTCGCCACCGTATTGAAGAAATCGGGTGTGAATATCGGTATCATATCGGAGGCATTAGGCCACCATAGTTTGAAAACCACCCAAATCTACCTCGATTCGTTCGAGAACTCGCAGATAGACGCGGCGATGCAGAATCTATTATGAAAAAGATTGAGGGGGCTATCCATTGCTGGATAGTCCCCTCTAAAAGATATAAAAACAGATTATTGAATTATTCTAACTCATAACCAACTATCGGCATTGAGAACAAGACGATTGTTTCTCCATATACAGGCTCCAATCCACGCTCTATTACTGCCTTGACTTTCGCATACCCGTCAAAAATAATATGCTGAGCGACGCAGTCTGGTCCAACGCCTAATTTACTGCAATAAGCCCGAAATCCTGGAACCTGACAAAGACGCTTTGCCATCATTTTGATATGCTCTATCATCATGGCTGGATCATCATATGTTATTTCTGCAACCTCTGCGATGGCATCTTGTTTTTCGGTATAGGACAAACAGAGTGTCGAGATACCGTCATACAGTTTTCTGGCATTTTTTGTAACTTCCCAAAGCATTGTTTGCCAGTCCGTATCATCATCATTCGATTCGTAAATAGGCATTGCAGTTTGAGGTTTGCTAATTTCTTTTGCGATTTCAGATGTTGAAACGCCCATAGTGTCAATGCCTTGCTTGGCATTACGATTTTTCTTTGTTTTTCCCATATTTTACAAAAATATTTGTTTTATAAACACTTACTACCACTGAACATTCTCCTCTAAATTAAATCGAATGAATGCAAGTTTTAGAATGACAAGAGGGCCATACGTTTGTTCCAGACCATAACGAAGCACCTCATTTACTTTTCCGATACCTTCATATAAGATGTGCTGTGCAACTGCTTCGGGATTAACTCCTATTACGGCACAATAGCTGTCAAAATCGGGAGTATGCGTCCGCAACACCTCCGAAAAGAGTTGGAAGCAGGTATCGAACATTGTTGCATTCTCCCAAATATCATTGATTGCCTGACCGAGTGCTTCTTTCTTATCCTCGGCACTCGTCGATTCTGTTGTCAGCCCTCTATATTTAAGGTAGCTTCTGGCAAGATTGAATGTCGCCCAAATTTTGGATTCCCAGTTTATACATTCATCATTAGGGTGCTCCGAATCTACCAGTTTGTCAATGAATTGCGGGATTTCGTTCCCGTTGACGCTCTTAAACCCTGTACCTTGCAGAGTTCCAAAAGTTAATTTTGATGTTTCTATCATATAATTAAGATTAAGTTATATATCTCATTTTCTCGGCGTTAGGTCTGACTGGTGAGCTCTTGCCAGCTCTGGCGGCAGTCGGGTGATGGCTTGGGCAAACTCCCGTCATCGTCCTGCCGTGCGATTCGACCTGCGGCCTTTCGGTTCGGATTCTCTCTCCCTACCGAGAAGCGGAGTATATGTCAAAGAACCTGCGTTTGCGTTTTCAATGTTGAATACTACGAAAATCATACATAACTCATTATGGCAGAAATAGTTGGCGGATAGCAGAAAAGTGCATGATTATTACTTCCCCTTATCGGCAGAATAAAAAAAGGACGGCTCATGCCGTCCCTTATCATCCGATATGTAATTGGATTTATCTGAAATTCGCGCCTACCGTCGTCCACTCCTTATCCTTGTAAGATGTCCAGATTCCCGATATACTCTCGTCATTGTCAAGGAATTTCGGATTGTCCGTATAGCCGAAGAAATAGACGATGCGCGAAATCAACAGCATTCTGTTATAGGAAACCTTATTGGGATTCGTACTGCGGTTATCTTCCTCTTTGAACTTTTCCAAAAGCGGCAAAAAACACTTGATGGCAAGCGTTATCTTGTAACAACTTTTGAGATTCACCGAAAATCCGTCCAATCCGAAAGAACGGGTGTTTGACAACTTGGCATAGAGTTCTGCCACGTTGTCAGCAAGCAACTTGCCCAACATCCGTTTTGCAAGGTCGGATTCAAGGGTCGCACCGTGCTCGCGCCCTCGCCATGCACGGATTTTGGCATCGGGATTTTCTTGCAGGTACTTGGCGAAAGTCCGAAACTCCTCGAATACCGAGGTCGGAACCTGCTGCACATTTTCCGTCCGTTCCTGTACCACATCATAGACAAAGAGTATCGCCATCCAAAATTTCTCGGTGTCGATACCCATGGCCCGCAGGGAACGGATAATCGGAGCGTTCTCCAAATACTGCTCTTTCGTAAAGGGGCTTTTCAACCGCCCGTCCTCCAACTGATGCACGAAATCCCATCCGCGGAAAGAATCGGTTTGAAAATACTCTCCACAACTGTCGTCGAACTCCCATGTAGGATACATTCGGTTAGCAATCTCGGAAACATAATCGTAAAGCGGGTCCATAGCAGTAACATTCGGTTAAACAAAGATAGGAAAATTCGCCTGAAATTCCGCTGAACAACCAGCCCTTAAACTTGTATTTATTAAAGATTTTTATTATATTTGTAATAGCAAATCCGAGAATAGGGAAATTCTACTGCTTCCATAGAAAATAAGTTTATAGGACGGATAAGGACGGCATTATTTGCTGTCCTTGTCTTTGCTTCCTATTTCCACATTTTTTGAGTGTGAAATGAAGATTTCCTTTAATACTATCAATCCAGAATCAAAAATTATGGAAGATACGGATAACGAGATAGTAGGTATTGCTCAAAACTGTCCTGTGCAAACTGCTCAAAAGTGTCCTATATATACACTACCTACTTATACATAACCTAATAAGTCTTGCAGACCATGTACTACCATATCAAAGACCATAAATGATTCGACAACCGCAAGCAGGCCAAAGACCATTACGGCATTGCCTGTTTTCGAAAATTGTTGCATCTAAAAGAAATCATATTTACGAACAATCAAAATTCCATTGCCAACGATGAATTATACCGTAATCCCCAAATCAATCGTGAACTTTCAGACGGGAAACAGTAAACCCGTCGATATTTACGTGTGAGCAACCATTAAATGTTGTTCCAATCACGAGACGAACATTTCCCATGTAACAGAAGAAAAGCTATCCTTACTGACGGGATTGGATGAACGAACAATCCGACGTGTTATCAAACGCTTAAAGGATGCAGGTTACCTGACCGTACAGACTACCATTAAAGAAGATGCAGACAGAGGATTTATAAAGCGAAATTCCTACTATATAAAGCCAGCAAACAAAAACTATTTCTTCCTCGACAACAGTTTCTTTAAGCGGAACTATCCCGCCAAGATTGCAG
This Alistipes shahii WAL 8301 DNA region includes the following protein-coding sequences:
- a CDS encoding ABC transporter substrate-binding protein; translated protein: MKRFSRLLLTFSAALASACGGSSGPVLSDFTTEIYTPAYASGFDIRGNGNNASTLVSIRNPWQGGTNGEQHLLILRDDAKAPADFAGQVVKAPVRHVVCMSSSHVAMFDAIGQAKRISGVSGIDYISNPYVREHRLCGEVRDVGYDTNLNFELLAAMRPDLMLLYGVTGENTIVTGKLRELGIPYIYIGDYMEESPLGKAEWLVLAAELCDLRAAGADTLQRIARDYQALKAHPAPDAPRPKVMLNTPYRDTWFLPSSQSYMIRLIEDAGGEYVYTKNDSDTSVAVDMEEAYLLANAADFWLNVGPCNTLAELTAQNPKFSGIPVVRSRNVYNNNRRQTPAGGSDFWESGVVRPDLVLRDLRTIFLGDSVPTCYYKRLE
- a CDS encoding site-specific integrase gives rise to the protein MDATISVICFKSKTLANGEHPLMLRITKDRKRTMKSLGVSVHPSNWDFDRNEPKPKCPDRKYIQQIILKVKSEYQTKLLEKAARDEDYTAETLVKEQTREQIQSETVESFYLRTVEQLKREGAVGNAYAYLNSYNVLKSFNADKPLSYTFGQIDEAFLSAFEGWMRSKGNKETTLSFQMRTLRAMFNRAIKAKIVSREKNPFNEYKISKFNTRTPKRALSKADMMKIIDADCSQGKEIEQFAHDIFVFSYLCGGISFVDIANLTPANIADGRLIYHRQKTHGAINVPLSEKAKAIIGKYDSHCEQAGYLFPILDERVHITPLQKKNRVHKMCSRVNVALRNIAKRLKIKATVTTYVARHSFATVLKKSGVNIGIISEALGHHSLKTTQIYLDSFENSQIDAAMQNLL
- a CDS encoding iron ABC transporter permease, translated to MTARRTTFLFTALGLLTAALFIADLAVGSVAVPLGDVWAALTGGSCDPATSDIILKIRLLKAVTALFAGAALAAGGLEMQTLFRNPLAGPYVLGVSSGAGLGVALFLLGAPLLGVAGHSFVRSLGVAGAAWLGSALVLAIVMAVSRRIKDIMVILILGMMLGSGISSVVEILQYLSSEAALKSFVIWTMGSLGDVTGSQLALLLPVVTAGLALAVAVIKPLNLLLLGENYARTMGLNVQRTRTLIFLSTVLLAGTVTAFCGPVGFIGLAVPHLARMLFASADHRILMPGSMLAGAALLLVCDLVAKSLALPINTITALMGIPVVIFVVVRNRNIF
- a CDS encoding helix-turn-helix domain-containing protein; amino-acid sequence: MKCCSNHETNISHVTEEKLSLLTGLDERTIRRVIKRLKDAGYLTVQTTIKEDADRGFIKRNSYYIKPANKNYFFLDNSFFKRNYPAKIAGFLLLLKAICLNNTDTIQ